A part of Streptococcus porcinus genomic DNA contains:
- a CDS encoding TrmB family transcriptional regulator, protein MLVDKMKQFGYTESETKIYLSLVENGSMTGYEVSKKSGVPRSKVYNYLETLVKKGVVLVNKSEPKIYSAISTEEFVSMLKQTTFEDIHYLDHHLSNIKSKENDALLWQLENMEAVQHKILYIIEHAKESLYIQIWEDSLSPAIIQALTQAEARLQVFVCILFSKGGHYSLPFKRFYTHGFENEKIKDMGGSWINLISDDSIVLFGTLEHNCDVIWTHNLAMLILAKEYVKHDAYTLKIIQEHGDKLSQAYGNDFEGIRKIF, encoded by the coding sequence ATGCTGGTTGATAAAATGAAACAATTCGGCTATACAGAATCTGAAACTAAAATTTACCTGAGTTTGGTCGAAAATGGGTCAATGACTGGGTATGAAGTGAGTAAGAAGTCTGGTGTCCCTAGATCTAAAGTTTATAATTATTTGGAAACTTTAGTAAAAAAGGGTGTCGTATTAGTTAATAAAAGTGAACCAAAAATTTACTCTGCCATTTCAACAGAAGAGTTTGTTAGCATGCTTAAACAGACTACTTTTGAAGATATCCACTATTTGGATCATCACTTATCTAATATAAAGTCAAAGGAAAATGATGCTTTATTATGGCAACTTGAGAATATGGAGGCAGTGCAACATAAAATCTTGTATATTATTGAACACGCTAAAGAAAGTCTCTATATCCAAATCTGGGAGGACAGCTTAAGTCCTGCTATTATTCAAGCTCTAACACAAGCAGAGGCCCGATTACAAGTTTTCGTTTGTATTTTATTTAGTAAAGGTGGTCATTATTCCCTTCCTTTTAAGCGTTTTTATACTCATGGATTTGAAAATGAAAAAATCAAAGATATGGGAGGTTCTTGGATTAATCTTATCAGTGATGATAGTATTGTTCTTTTTGGTACTTTGGAACATAACTGTGATGTTATTTGGACTCATAATCTAGCTATGTTAATCTTGGCTAAAGAATATGTGAAACATGATGCTTATACATTGAAAATTATACAAGAACATGGAGATAAACTGTCTCAAGCTTATGGAAACGACTTTGAAGGTATACGAAAAATTTTCTAA
- a CDS encoding sulfite exporter TauE/SafE family protein gives MSFKNILLFLIISINFYFGFIFVKDLISHKREVMAEPAKTSILPISSLIIFFLSTLGISDFAISTSLYPKLNWTSVKKLPGTLNTQCTIPVAVMALAYITSIKVSIMTLIVCILSQMVGSYFGAKIAVQLPAKQLKYSIGIGMIIAALIIFGGKFGLLPGGGTATALTGIKLVVAAVSLAVFGALNNIGIGSYALTMITVYLLGLNPAVAFPIMMGSATFSVPVGSLQFVKSGEYSRKITLFTSTFGVLGVLCAVFLVTSLNVSVLQWFVAFILLYSAYGMLKSE, from the coding sequence ATGTCTTTTAAAAACATCTTACTTTTTCTTATTATTTCAATCAACTTTTATTTTGGATTTATTTTTGTTAAAGATTTAATTTCTCATAAAAGGGAAGTTATGGCCGAACCGGCAAAAACGAGCATCTTACCCATCAGCAGTTTGATTATTTTCTTTTTATCAACGCTTGGAATTTCTGACTTTGCCATCAGTACTAGTCTTTATCCTAAGCTAAATTGGACAAGTGTTAAAAAACTGCCAGGCACTTTAAACACACAGTGCACAATACCGGTAGCAGTTATGGCTTTAGCCTATATCACCAGTATTAAGGTTTCCATCATGACTTTGATTGTGTGTATTCTAAGTCAGATGGTTGGTTCTTATTTTGGTGCTAAAATTGCTGTTCAGTTGCCAGCTAAACAGCTAAAATATTCAATTGGAATCGGTATGATTATTGCTGCCCTCATTATCTTTGGAGGTAAATTTGGCCTTCTTCCAGGTGGCGGAACTGCCACTGCATTGACAGGTATAAAACTCGTCGTTGCAGCAGTATCCCTTGCAGTTTTTGGAGCTTTAAATAATATCGGCATTGGCTCTTATGCATTAACAATGATTACGGTCTATTTACTGGGCTTAAACCCTGCGGTAGCCTTCCCTATTATGATGGGATCAGCAACATTTTCAGTACCGGTAGGTAGTTTACAATTTGTTAAGTCAGGCGAATACAGTCGTAAAATCACATTATTTACCTCCACTTTTGGTGTTTTAGGTGTTCTTTGTGCTGTATTTCTTGTAACAAGTTTAAATGTATCTGTTCTTCAATGGTTTGTTGCATTTATTCTACTTTATAGTGCTTATGGCATGCTGAAAAGTGAGTGA
- a CDS encoding sensor histidine kinase, whose translation MIRLFLKEYRIWYVQFLLLIGLYLLVFYLYHLPFIYFFTASLISVSVVWIITILTYVQFRKKIQILQEFIYVTELDELKKPSEKAYNKLISNLMSTQYESLRQEKKKQEELAAIIKIWSHQMKIPLSALSLMVQTNQVTPHDLQNQLLYLENYLNQLLSYFKFTQNKDDFRFEVIEVSDIVKSILKEMSPICFTKEISIKLTGEWQVVSDKKWLRFALLQVIDNAIKYSYQRGQIRIYLRDGIKISDSGIGILKEDLPRLFEEGFTGYNGHEHQKATGLGLFMTKNILSQLNLDIKIDSRIDKGTNVKISPAEKNLKAL comes from the coding sequence ATGATTCGATTATTTCTAAAAGAATACAGAATTTGGTATGTGCAATTTTTACTATTAATAGGCCTATATTTACTGGTTTTTTATCTCTATCATTTACCATTTATTTACTTTTTTACTGCTAGTCTGATTTCTGTAAGTGTAGTATGGATTATAACTATTCTAACTTATGTCCAATTTCGAAAGAAAATACAAATATTACAAGAATTTATTTATGTAACAGAACTCGACGAGTTAAAGAAACCGAGTGAAAAAGCTTATAATAAATTAATCAGCAATCTTATGTCAACCCAATATGAGAGTTTGCGCCAAGAAAAGAAAAAACAAGAAGAACTAGCTGCAATTATCAAAATTTGGTCACACCAAATGAAAATTCCTCTCTCAGCCCTCTCCTTAATGGTTCAAACGAACCAAGTTACTCCTCATGATTTACAGAACCAGCTCCTCTATCTTGAAAATTATTTAAACCAATTGCTAAGTTATTTTAAATTTACCCAAAACAAAGACGATTTCCGTTTTGAGGTCATTGAGGTTAGTGATATTGTTAAAAGTATTTTAAAAGAGATGAGCCCTATTTGCTTTACTAAGGAAATAAGTATTAAATTGACCGGTGAATGGCAAGTTGTATCAGATAAAAAATGGTTACGTTTTGCATTACTTCAAGTGATTGATAATGCTATTAAATATTCCTATCAGAGAGGTCAGATTCGAATTTATTTAAGGGACGGTATTAAAATATCCGATAGTGGTATTGGAATACTAAAAGAAGATTTACCACGTCTTTTTGAAGAAGGGTTTACAGGCTATAATGGTCATGAACACCAAAAAGCTACAGGTTTGGGTCTTTTTATGACTAAAAATATTCTCAGTCAATTAAATCTCGATATTAAGATTGATAGCAGAATTGATAAGGGCACTAATGTCAAGATTTCTCCTGCGGAAAAAAATTTAAAAGCCTTGTAA
- a CDS encoding response regulator transcription factor, whose product MKNLAKIYIVEDDTTIVSLLTSHLQKDYQVLSVSNFRDIKEEILSYKPDLILMDITLPFFNGFYWTTEIRKYLTTPIIFISSSNDEMDAVMALNMGGDDYITKPFSLTILDAKITAFLRRVNQFATDSLSYKGYQLHFDGSLTKNDWKIFLSPTEHKILSLLLTNQETIVSKEKILKALWESDQFIDQNTLNVNMTRLRKKLTDIDFNYIHTVRGVGYLLQ is encoded by the coding sequence ATGAAAAACCTTGCAAAAATTTATATTGTGGAAGATGACACTACTATTGTCTCACTTTTAACATCCCATTTACAAAAAGATTATCAAGTACTGAGCGTCAGCAATTTTCGAGACATCAAAGAGGAAATTTTAAGCTACAAACCAGATTTAATTCTAATGGATATTACTTTGCCCTTTTTTAATGGTTTTTATTGGACGACAGAGATTCGTAAATACTTGACGACGCCTATTATCTTTATTTCTAGCTCAAACGATGAGATGGATGCTGTTATGGCATTAAACATGGGAGGAGATGACTATATTACTAAACCATTTTCTTTAACCATATTAGATGCTAAAATCACCGCCTTTTTACGAAGAGTAAACCAATTCGCGACAGATAGCCTCTCTTATAAGGGATATCAGTTGCATTTTGATGGATCATTAACTAAGAATGATTGGAAAATTTTTCTATCACCGACTGAACATAAGATTCTCTCTTTATTATTGACTAATCAAGAAACAATTGTTAGTAAAGAAAAGATTTTAAAGGCTTTGTGGGAAAGTGACCAATTTATTGATCAAAATACTTTGAATGTTAATATGACTCGGTTACGAAAAAAACTGACAGATATTGATTTTAATTATATTCATACGGTGAGGGGAGTAGGATATTTATTGCAATGA